One Vicinamibacterales bacterium DNA window includes the following coding sequences:
- a CDS encoding nucleotidyltransferase domain-containing protein, with amino-acid sequence MKRKPLSQRETEALREFSTRIRAALGSNLLELRLFGSKARGDSRPDSDLDVLVVVTGDRVGAEDL; translated from the coding sequence ATGAAACGCAAGCCCCTCTCGCAGCGCGAGACGGAAGCCCTTCGCGAGTTCTCCACACGCATCCGCGCGGCGCTCGGCTCAAATCTCCTGGAACTTCGGCTGTTTGGCTCCAAGGCCAGGGGCGACTCTCGGCCGGACTCTGATCTCGACGTACTCGTGGTCGTCACCGGTGATCGCGTGGGGGCTGAAGACCTG